The Acidobacteriota bacterium DNA window GGCGTATCATTACCGTAAATTGCCACAAGCAAGATGGAGTACCCGGGAGGATGAAATAGCATTCGCGCGTCGCTAGGATCGACCGGCTTGCTGGGGAACAGTAGACCTCCGTCATTGAACATCCTCTGCTTCTCTTCTTCGTAGTTGTAGACAAGATTGGTGGCAAGCGATTGCTCGTGAAGAACCTCGCCGCGCATATCTTGAAAGTACAGAAGCCTGACCGCCACAGAAAGAAGAAGCACCGCTGCGCACATAAGGCCTAGCCACCGCCGGTGGCGTCTTTTCCTGAGGCTGCCCTCTGACTCAGATTTCGCAAGCTGCTCAGACAACCAGACTCTTACACTGTTAATTCGTCGCGCGGACATATCTTTAGATTGTATAACGAACTTTGCTCAAACATCCCGCTGACCCGGTTTTGGATTCGAGACAATTGTCGGCAACCTCGCGCTCAGGCGTTTTTCCCGTTCAGCGGGAAATGTTTTACTTGCGGAGCTATGATAGGCAGCTCACTGACCGAAGTGGATATTAAGTTCAGATCAATATGCCACCCGTATCAAGCATCCTCCTTGCTTCATCGCGATAGGGATGAGCCAGAGACTGAATCGTGGAGTCTCCGCGCGCGATTTCGGCTGACGCATCCTGCCAATACAGGAGCCTGACGGCTAAGGCATCCGCGTCAGGTCCGTCTCAGCAGCGATGAATCCGAAGGCGGGCCAGTACTTGCCCGAGGTGATCTTTTGAAATAGCTCTTTCGCCTTAGCCTTGTCGCCGTTGTAAAGATGCCAGTTGGCGAGGCCGTACCCGACAGTCGCAATCTCCAGATCGGTCATCTTGTCGTTGATCAGCTCGGCTTCCTTCTTCAGCCCCTTGTAGAACAACAGCCGGTCAAAGTAGGACCTGTTCTCTTCGACCTTGAGATCGGCCGTGATGCGATCGAGCACCTTCGCGGCGTCTGCGTCTTTCTTTTGCCGGCGATAGCTCATGTAGAGCCAATCGGAAACGGCGATCAGCGAATCGTCTTTATCGACCACCGCCCGGCACCTTTCGTAAGCCGCCGCCGCCTTGTCGAATTTGCCTTTCAGATAGTAAGCGAGCCCCAGGTGATACCAGATGTCATAGTTCTTATCGTTGAGGCGGGCGGCTCGCTCCATATCGGCGACAGCCTTATCGAACTGCCGAGTGGTGATGTAGCGGTGCCCGCGGTGGCGGTATAGCATCGCGTTATTCGGATCCAACTCGAGTCCTCGCGTGTACGTGGCTATCGCATCACGATAGCGCCATACGGTAGATTGCGCGCGGCCGAGAGCAATCAACAACTCGATGTTCTTTGGATCAGCCGCGAGCTTCTTCTCGGCTTCGGCCACTACACCTTTCTCATCAGGCTGCGAATAGAATTTCGCGCCTCGGGGCGAAACAGCTTCGGGTTGGCCCTGCGTCTGGGCCTCGCACACAAGCACAAGCCAAAACATCATCGTCATTGTTGCACGCGTTAATCGAAGGGTCATCTGGCACCTCATAGCCTCAGTCAGGTTAGCCTCGTCTGGGCGAACCACCAAGCCCACCTGCCGCTGTGGCCGGTGAGTTGAACCCTGAAAAGCCGTCATGCCGCCGCGGTCAGCAGCGGATTGTTAGGCACTCGGCGGGCCAGAACCCTCACCGGACTTCCGCCCGCCAGCAACGCCAAGGACGAGGGAGAAGACGAGGAAGACGAGGGAGAGGACGAGGGAGGCGACATTGAGCGGCTCCCCTTTTATGACGGATTTCACCGTTGGAACGAGAAACAGCACGCCGGCGAGTGCGAACAGAATGGTGACGAGCTTATTCTTCCAGACCTTCATGCATTGGCCTCCTGATCACGAACACTCCTGGGGTTGATTCCTGACCCAACCCGCGAGACTGGCCGCAAGGATGGTTGACGTGGTCATTCTTGTCTCCGTAGTTCTCATTGTACCGCGCGCCGCCTAACTCTTTTTTTGCACGGAACCGCTTAACGCGGATATTAAGTCTGGATGGTCAACTCGTAGCTGCAGACCGCGATCCTATCTCCTGGCTTTACAGTCGCGCTCTCGCCAGCGGATATTTCACGGCCATCGTTAATCACGATCGGATTGGCTCCTTTGCAAGTGACGGCGTACTCGTCGCCCTGCTTCGATAACGTCGCGTGCTGGCGGCTCACTTCGAGGTCGCCTTCCAATCTCAGATCGACAGCGACATGCCGCGAGCCTCGCCCGATGGTTATCTCGTCTTTGAAGAACGGCCGCACATCGGGCAGAGCAGCTTCGGCGCCCGGCACTTTGCGGTTGACCCGTACTGAGAAGCTCGCAACGGCAGGTTCGGCAGACTCAGCAGGTTTGCGGGCGCGCACGATGGTAGCCTCATCGTCGACCTTCTCAGTCACCGTGACCAACTCCGCAGGCGCGGGCGCAGCTCGCTTGCGTGGCTTCACCATCGTCTTCTGTGCTTCGGTGTCCCAGACGTGCTGCACGCGGAAGCGGCCCGCTTCCAATCCCGGATCGACGCGAAGCTCAACGGTCAACGTGCGAGTTTGAAAATCGTTGTCGCCGGCAAGCTCTTTTGCGCGTTCGGAGAGCACGTGATGAAGCCCGCGTTCGAGACCTTCGCGCTTTTCGCCCTGCCACTCCCCATCGTCCGCCGGGCTCATGAAGACAATGTATTCGCGGGGCACATAAGTCGGTCCGCCCGGCGGGGTAAACATCTCGCGCTGCATGGAAGCTTCTATCTCGCGCGCCACAGCGACCAGAAAGTCGTCCCATTTGGACCTCGGCTTCGGCTCTCCTTGCTCGTCGAGGTCTTCCTCGCCGTCGATCCATTTCCTGAGGTTCTCTATCCAAGCTCGCATGACTGTCCTCCGAGGGTTTCGGGTTCAGGGTTCCGGGTTTCAGAGTTAAGGGGTGGAGTTCACGGTTCGGGGTTCAGAGTTAAAGTCGGTGGGCTTCCTCAGCGAACCTTGAACCTGAACCTTGAACCTTGAACCTTGAACCCTGAACCCGGAACCCGGAACCCTGAACCGTCTAGTCCAACTTCACGTACTGGCCATCTACCCAACCGCTGTCTGGAGCGTTGTCGGGAGGGCTACCGGCCCACTCCAAGACTTTGACTCGCCGCCATCCTCCACGCTCTTCAACGATCCGAACTCGCGTTCCGGCTGGAAGAGAAACGAGCACCGCGCCCGCCGGATCGCTTCGCAGGTTGACGTTTTGCGCGCCGCCAATTCGCCCGTCCTTCGCCTGCGAACCCGAGAACGGGATCCAGGGCTTCTTCTGATCGGCAAAGTGATAGTAGGTAGACGCGGCAAGTCCGATCAGCGCTGCCGCTAAAAAAATGATGAACACTCGCCGCAACCACTCCGAGCTGATTACAACTCGCAGCTTGCTCAACAAGCCTTGTTCGGCGCGGAGTGTCTGTGCGCTCGTCTGCCTCGCGCGCAGAGTCTTGACGGCGTGACCCTCTCCGGATGATGCAACCGCTACTACTGCATTGCCGTCGCGCGTCTGAATGCGGGGACCGGTCGAAGGTTCGGCGGCGTTCCGAGACCCAAAAGTTTGAGTCGCAAATGAACCGGCATCAGAATCAACGTGTTCCCCCGCTCCCCGGCTCCCCGGCTCCGCGGCTCCCTCATTCGCCAGGCGATGGTAACCGGCGTGACCTGGCAACTCGACAACTATTCTCGCCTTCTGTGGGCGAATGATTTCGCGAGGCACATTCGCCAGCGTTTGGAAGTTGGGAAGCGGGGCAGCCTGCTCAACCATGCTCGTGGCGCTCAAGCGCGCCCGTACTATCGTGGCCTCGTCGTCAACCTCCTCGCCGATGTCTCCAGCCAATCGGACCTTCGCCAGGTTTTCCCAGAACTCCTCCATTGATTGATAGCGGTCGGCGACTCGCGTCGCGGTTGCCTTGGCCAGCACCGCCAGCAGGCGCCCGGACCACGGTTCAGACGCAAGCCCCACGGGAAGCTCGCCGATCGGTTGTCGCGAAAACTGGCGCGGCGCCCGCCCGGTCATCGCGGTGTAGATCGTCTTTGCAAGCGAATAGACATCGGCCGACGGGGTGAGCTTTTCGTTCGCGTCATCAGCCCTGACATCGGGATGATGCTCGGGGGGAGCGTAGACGTTTGTGCCGACACGGGTGATCTCGCTGGCGTCATCGTGAGTCATCTTGGCGACGCCGAAGTCGGCGATTTTCAACACACGGCGGTCCGCGGACAGCAGCAGGTTGTTCGGCTTGATGTCGCGATGAATGACTCGCTCGCTGTGCGCATAGGCGAGCGCCTCGGCCACTTGCTGAAAATAAAACAGCGCGTCGTCTAGACCGACCGGCCGGCTGCGGCACAGTGACCACAAATCTCCCCCGGGCATGTACTCGAGCACGATGTAATGAAAAGGCACGCCTTCAAGATCGGCGGCGGTGCCATGGCC harbors:
- a CDS encoding tetratricopeptide repeat protein produces the protein MTLRLTRATMTMMFWLVLVCEAQTQGQPEAVSPRGAKFYSQPDEKGVVAEAEKKLAADPKNIELLIALGRAQSTVWRYRDAIATYTRGLELDPNNAMLYRHRGHRYITTRQFDKAVADMERAARLNDKNYDIWYHLGLAYYLKGKFDKAAAAYERCRAVVDKDDSLIAVSDWLYMSYRRQKKDADAAKVLDRITADLKVEENRSYFDRLLFYKGLKKEAELINDKMTDLEIATVGYGLANWHLYNGDKAKAKELFQKITSGKYWPAFGFIAAETDLTRMP
- a CDS encoding FhaA domain-containing protein, yielding MRAWIENLRKWIDGEEDLDEQGEPKPRSKWDDFLVAVAREIEASMQREMFTPPGGPTYVPREYIVFMSPADDGEWQGEKREGLERGLHHVLSERAKELAGDNDFQTRTLTVELRVDPGLEAGRFRVQHVWDTEAQKTMVKPRKRAAPAPAELVTVTEKVDDEATIVRARKPAESAEPAVASFSVRVNRKVPGAEAALPDVRPFFKDEITIGRGSRHVAVDLRLEGDLEVSRQHATLSKQGDEYAVTCKGANPIVINDGREISAGESATVKPGDRIAVCSYELTIQT
- a CDS encoding serine/threonine protein kinase, whose protein sequence is MPELRLDNSVVDDRYLVERCLGRGSYAEIFLAYDQLGDGEPVIIKSLNTSLQGTPDPELEQTLVENFQNEAIALDRVRHPNIILRLGHGTAADLEGVPFHYIVLEYMPGGDLWSLCRSRPVGLDDALFYFQQVAEALAYAHSERVIHRDIKPNNLLLSADRRVLKIADFGVAKMTHDDASEITRVGTNVYAPPEHHPDVRADDANEKLTPSADVYSLAKTIYTAMTGRAPRQFSRQPIGELPVGLASEPWSGRLLAVLAKATATRVADRYQSMEEFWENLAKVRLAGDIGEEVDDEATIVRARLSATSMVEQAAPLPNFQTLANVPREIIRPQKARIVVELPGHAGYHRLANEGAAEPGSRGAGEHVDSDAGSFATQTFGSRNAAEPSTGPRIQTRDGNAVVAVASSGEGHAVKTLRARQTSAQTLRAEQGLLSKLRVVISSEWLRRVFIIFLAAALIGLAASTYYHFADQKKPWIPFSGSQAKDGRIGGAQNVNLRSDPAGAVLVSLPAGTRVRIVEERGGWRRVKVLEWAGSPPDNAPDSGWVDGQYVKLD